A single window of Pontibacillus chungwhensis DNA harbors:
- a CDS encoding UDP-N-acetylmuramoyl-L-alanyl-D-glutamate--2,6-diaminopimelate ligase — MNSNDYLLEDLVNGTVWGPESQVISSVTYDSREIQNQDAFVCIAGEHHNGHLFIEQAIHNGAKTIIGTDLERLRTYSEKYASVSFIKVEDSRLALAQVSSAVFGSPSESLYTIGVTGTNGKTTVSTFIHSLLNNLSCKTGCLGTAGIWDDQQKTDFKQTVPTTPEAPDIHRVLDYFKQRDLKAAVIESTSIAIEQKRLAGIDFNVAVHTNLTPEHLEFHGTMEAYKEAKMKLFDQAKRAVVNLDDPVMSPSLIERFDGSLMTYGTHEAADFRADKIRTTIEGTSFTLIFDDLHYRVDAPIFGEYNVSNLLAAIAACYQMGYPLQEILSEVWGITCPEGRYQLVQNEAPFQIVLDYAHTPDALATVLNTVQQVPHRKLIVMITGVGLRDPKKRPQMAEVAEGIGDEIIVSVDQPGHADRQEVVNDVLKGFKQPHAPTIHSKLHREDAIHHAFDLAEPGDLVLLTGIGFGGYQIIGDERVPYSEMDVVNAYFDQDYRFRKTV; from the coding sequence ATGAACAGTAACGATTACCTGCTTGAGGACCTAGTAAATGGAACCGTTTGGGGCCCTGAATCCCAGGTTATTTCCTCTGTTACTTATGATTCACGCGAAATTCAAAATCAAGATGCGTTTGTGTGTATAGCCGGCGAGCACCACAATGGGCACCTTTTTATAGAACAAGCTATTCATAATGGAGCAAAGACCATTATTGGTACAGATTTAGAACGACTACGTACATACTCTGAGAAATACGCTTCTGTTAGTTTTATTAAGGTGGAAGATAGCCGATTGGCTCTTGCTCAGGTTTCCTCTGCTGTTTTCGGTTCTCCGTCAGAATCGTTATACACCATCGGGGTAACGGGAACAAATGGGAAGACGACGGTATCAACATTTATACATTCCCTGCTTAATAATCTATCTTGTAAAACAGGCTGTCTTGGAACAGCTGGCATTTGGGATGATCAACAGAAAACCGATTTTAAACAAACCGTGCCAACGACTCCTGAAGCACCGGATATTCACCGTGTATTAGATTATTTCAAGCAGCGTGATTTGAAAGCCGCGGTTATTGAGTCGACTTCTATTGCGATTGAACAGAAGCGCCTAGCCGGCATTGATTTCAATGTAGCCGTGCATACAAACCTGACACCTGAACACCTCGAATTTCATGGAACAATGGAAGCCTATAAAGAAGCGAAAATGAAATTATTTGATCAGGCGAAAAGGGCCGTAGTAAACCTCGACGATCCGGTAATGTCACCTTCTTTAATTGAGCGTTTCGATGGTTCCCTGATGACCTATGGAACGCACGAAGCAGCTGACTTCCGGGCAGATAAAATACGCACGACAATCGAAGGGACGTCCTTCACCCTCATCTTTGATGATCTTCATTATCGCGTAGATGCACCTATTTTTGGAGAGTATAATGTGTCTAATTTACTTGCTGCGATAGCGGCTTGTTACCAGATGGGCTATCCTCTTCAGGAGATTTTATCTGAGGTATGGGGCATTACTTGTCCTGAAGGACGTTATCAGCTTGTGCAGAATGAGGCGCCTTTCCAGATTGTCCTCGATTACGCTCATACACCGGACGCACTAGCGACTGTGTTGAATACTGTGCAGCAAGTTCCGCACCGAAAGTTAATTGTAATGATTACAGGAGTAGGTCTAAGGGATCCGAAGAAGCGCCCGCAAATGGCGGAGGTCGCTGAAGGCATAGGGGATGAGATCATCGTAAGTGTGGATCAGCCTGGCCATGCCGATCGCCAAGAGGTCGTGAATGATGTGTTAAAAGGCTTCAAGCAACCACATGCACCTACTATTCATTCAAAACTTCACCGCGAAGACGCGATCCATCATGCCTTTGACCTGGCAGAACCAGGAGACCTGGTACTTCTAACCGGAATCGGCTTTGGAGGCTATCAGATTATAGGGGACGAACGAGTTCCTTATTCAGAAATGGATGTAGTAAACGCCTATTTCGATCAGGATTACCGTTTTCGGAAGACGGTTTAA
- a CDS encoding SunI/YnzG family protein has product MMIGLRVKEKDGMVVLKWMLSEVKIPKAHILEVVSDETYGGKDVQALRMGFPYATTERYLLKTTEQNYLLYTGDHHLKKRIEEIVKG; this is encoded by the coding sequence ATGATGATCGGTCTCAGGGTGAAAGAGAAAGATGGAATGGTCGTTTTAAAATGGATGCTAAGTGAAGTGAAGATTCCAAAGGCTCACATTTTAGAAGTGGTGAGTGATGAGACCTACGGAGGCAAAGATGTTCAAGCTCTTAGGATGGGGTTTCCTTACGCGACAACGGAAAGGTACCTGTTGAAGACCACGGAACAGAACTATTTGCTTTACACGGGTGATCATCATCTTAAAAAGCGGATCGAAGAAATAGTGAAGGGCTAA
- a CDS encoding NupC/NupG family nucleoside CNT transporter translates to MNNILWGIGGMLTIFLIAILFSTNRKAINWRTVLGGLGIQLLFAFLVFETSWGQNILQHMSGAVNNLIGYTTKGIEFLYGPLINHEGIGMMFAFQVLPTIIFFSSLIAVLYHLGIMQKLIMLIGGFLSKVLGTTKVESINAAGNIFVGQTEAPLLIRPFISTISRSELFAVMTGGFTSIAGSTLVGYSLLGIQVEYLLAASFMAAPAALVLAKLFVPETEAKQELVEEVAPEESDTTNIFDAIANGAITGLKLAVNIGAILLSFIALLALLNGILGWAGDVVGITITLEKLLGYVFAPLAFVIGVPWDEAARAASFIGQKIVTNEFVAFDSLAQVKGELSAKAEIVTTFALTGFGSLSGIGVQIGALGGMAPDRRKDVANLGLRAVIAATLANLLSASIAGMFLF, encoded by the coding sequence ATGAACAACATACTTTGGGGAATCGGTGGTATGCTTACCATCTTCTTAATTGCGATTTTATTTTCTACGAATCGGAAAGCGATCAATTGGCGGACCGTGTTGGGTGGTCTGGGTATTCAACTCTTGTTCGCTTTCCTCGTATTCGAAACAAGTTGGGGACAGAATATATTACAGCATATGTCCGGGGCTGTCAATAACTTAATCGGATATACAACAAAAGGAATTGAATTCCTATACGGACCTCTTATTAATCATGAGGGAATAGGAATGATGTTTGCGTTTCAAGTATTGCCAACCATTATCTTCTTTAGTTCACTTATTGCTGTCTTGTATCACCTTGGGATTATGCAGAAATTAATTATGCTAATTGGTGGATTCTTATCGAAAGTACTTGGTACGACGAAGGTTGAAAGTATCAATGCAGCGGGGAATATTTTTGTCGGGCAAACAGAGGCTCCGCTGCTGATACGTCCGTTTATCTCAACGATTTCAAGATCAGAACTCTTTGCTGTGATGACAGGTGGTTTCACGTCGATTGCCGGCTCAACACTCGTAGGGTATTCACTCCTTGGCATTCAGGTGGAGTACTTGCTCGCTGCCTCGTTTATGGCCGCGCCTGCAGCGCTTGTTCTTGCGAAGTTATTTGTACCAGAAACAGAGGCGAAACAAGAATTAGTGGAGGAAGTGGCACCAGAAGAAAGTGACACGACGAACATATTCGATGCGATCGCAAATGGTGCTATTACAGGGCTTAAGCTTGCCGTTAATATCGGCGCCATTCTCCTTTCATTTATTGCATTGCTCGCTTTATTAAATGGAATTCTTGGCTGGGCTGGTGATGTAGTTGGGATCACCATCACCCTTGAGAAACTGTTAGGCTATGTGTTCGCACCTCTTGCCTTTGTAATAGGAGTGCCGTGGGATGAAGCGGCTCGTGCTGCTAGTTTCATTGGACAGAAGATTGTTACGAATGAATTCGTGGCCTTCGACAGTCTTGCCCAGGTGAAGGGTGAGCTAAGTGCGAAAGCGGAGATCGTAACGACTTTTGCTCTAACAGGCTTCGGAAGTCTGTCAGGAATTGGCGTGCAGATCGGTGCGTTGGGCGGAATGGCGCCAGACCGTCGTAAAGACGTAGCCAATCTTGGACTTCGTGCGGTTATTGCTGCGACACTTGCGAACTTGTTGTCTGCAAGCATTGCAGGAATGTTTTTATTTTAA
- a CDS encoding YhgE/Pip domain-containing protein, translating into MKAVWNSFTRDWKSIATNWVAMVLIGGLIILPSLYAWFNIDASWDPYSQTDQLPVGIVNEDKGATVRDQQIDVGERLVDTLKENKKFDWHFTDQPDAMEKLEYGDYYAVIVIPENFSQKLATVVQDRPEKAEVAYYVNEKINAIAPKITNKGASVIVDQITSSFISEVNGRVAELFNQLGVELEKDLPDIKRFEEYVFKLEENLPKIHDLISGAYSDSKEAEGVINDVQALIPQAQNVTEQGLTSIDETTSFLSKAEERLNELAPKVKEDLKTAQETADEVNAFLKEIQSTDIDLSKGQEIQKKIDSQLADSISQVQNVQQILKQVQEEPPEGEQANGETSTNNEAISNALADLDTITQGLKALQETNGKIETFLIDKQKSIEATLADLQETSESTSNRIGDFLKEYNESIEPTVISEVASAKDTLAEARSILSEAQSTIPRVDRILNNTEKDIDEGQGILEYMLNEYPYVNEKVNRLADRIREIQGETDINKLIELLKNDPKAEQSFFEDPIMLRKNALFPIENYGTGMTPFYTVLSLWVGALLLVSLLTTDPVHGEEYRIYERYFGKLATFVSIGILQTLVVTLGNLYLLRIDIADPLYFILFGMVVSVVFMTIVYTLVSVLGDVGKAAAIVILVLQIAGSGGTYPVALLPEFFQTIHPFLPFSYAVDLLREAVGGIVDARVKTDLLFLTGFWVLFIVIGAFLKGPLHKGTRSLMEKSRKSGMFH; encoded by the coding sequence ATGAAAGCTGTCTGGAATAGTTTCACTAGAGACTGGAAGAGTATTGCAACGAACTGGGTCGCGATGGTCTTAATAGGTGGTCTCATCATCCTTCCTTCTTTATACGCCTGGTTTAACATAGATGCTTCTTGGGATCCGTATAGCCAAACGGATCAGCTCCCTGTAGGGATTGTGAATGAGGACAAGGGAGCAACCGTCCGTGATCAACAGATTGATGTTGGAGAGAGGCTAGTGGACACGTTGAAAGAGAATAAGAAGTTTGACTGGCACTTTACGGACCAACCAGACGCGATGGAGAAGTTGGAGTACGGAGATTACTATGCGGTGATTGTCATTCCGGAGAACTTTTCCCAGAAATTAGCCACGGTCGTTCAGGACCGTCCGGAGAAAGCAGAAGTAGCTTACTATGTGAATGAGAAGATCAATGCCATTGCTCCGAAGATTACGAATAAAGGGGCTTCTGTCATTGTGGATCAGATTACGAGCAGCTTTATCTCGGAGGTGAATGGGAGAGTAGCGGAACTCTTTAATCAACTCGGAGTAGAGCTTGAGAAAGACCTTCCTGACATTAAGAGGTTTGAGGAATATGTCTTCAAGCTAGAGGAGAACCTGCCAAAGATTCACGACCTGATCTCAGGAGCGTACAGCGATTCTAAGGAAGCGGAAGGCGTCATCAATGACGTGCAGGCTCTGATTCCGCAAGCACAAAATGTGACGGAGCAAGGCTTAACGTCGATTGACGAAACCACCTCCTTTTTAAGCAAGGCCGAAGAGCGCTTGAATGAGTTGGCTCCTAAGGTGAAAGAAGACTTAAAGACCGCCCAGGAAACAGCTGACGAGGTTAACGCTTTTCTGAAAGAGATTCAGTCAACCGATATCGATTTAAGTAAAGGCCAAGAGATTCAAAAGAAAATCGACTCACAGCTCGCTGACTCGATCAGCCAAGTTCAGAATGTACAACAGATCCTCAAGCAAGTTCAAGAAGAGCCACCAGAAGGAGAACAGGCGAATGGGGAAACAAGCACGAACAATGAAGCAATCTCAAACGCGCTAGCTGACCTCGACACCATAACGCAGGGACTTAAGGCCTTGCAAGAAACAAATGGGAAGATTGAAACATTCCTGATAGACAAGCAAAAGTCGATTGAGGCAACACTGGCAGATCTTCAAGAAACATCTGAGTCTACATCGAACCGGATAGGCGATTTTTTAAAAGAATACAACGAATCGATTGAACCTACTGTGATAAGTGAAGTAGCTAGCGCCAAGGATACGCTGGCTGAGGCGCGGTCGATCTTATCAGAGGCCCAATCAACGATCCCGAGGGTGGATCGCATCCTGAACAATACAGAGAAGGATATCGATGAAGGTCAAGGGATCCTTGAGTACATGTTAAATGAGTACCCGTATGTAAACGAGAAGGTGAATCGCTTAGCTGACCGCATTCGAGAGATTCAGGGCGAAACGGATATCAATAAGCTGATTGAGCTTCTTAAGAATGATCCGAAAGCGGAACAGAGTTTCTTTGAGGATCCGATTATGCTGAGGAAAAATGCACTTTTCCCAATCGAGAACTACGGGACAGGCATGACGCCGTTTTACACCGTTTTATCCTTATGGGTCGGAGCTTTATTACTCGTCTCCCTCCTCACGACAGACCCGGTCCACGGGGAGGAGTACCGAATCTATGAGCGCTACTTCGGGAAGCTTGCGACCTTTGTAAGCATCGGAATATTACAGACACTCGTTGTCACCCTTGGGAACTTATATCTATTGCGTATTGATATTGCCGATCCTCTCTATTTCATCCTTTTTGGCATGGTCGTGAGCGTTGTCTTTATGACGATCGTCTACACGCTCGTTTCGGTGCTCGGAGATGTAGGGAAGGCGGCAGCGATCGTTATCCTTGTGCTGCAAATTGCAGGTTCTGGTGGAACCTACCCGGTTGCCCTTCTTCCGGAGTTCTTTCAAACCATACATCCGTTTCTTCCATTCTCCTATGCGGTGGATTTGTTGAGGGAAGCGGTCGGAGGTATTGTAGATGCCCGTGTGAAAACGGACCTTTTATTTCTCACTGGATTCTGGGTGCTTTTCATCGTAATTGGGGCCTTCTTGAAAGGGCCTTTGCATAAAGGGACAAGAAGTTTAATGGAGAAGTCGCGGAAGTCTGGCATGTTCCACTAA
- a CDS encoding glycine betaine uptake BCCT transporter gives MLQKLNPVFKISAAVMILLSLVGIIAPDWLETITANVKAFIANRLGWYYLIVVTFFTIVALVFLITPLGKIRLGKQDEKPEFTRPTWVAMLFSAGMGIGLVFWGTAEPISHYAVSSPTGEVGTDQAIKDAMRFTYFHWGIHAWAIYGIVALVLAYFSFRRGKPGLISATLEPIIGDKANGNTGRLIDIFSVIATVIGVATTLGFGAVQINGGLSYLFDIPSNFFVQLIIIAIVTVLFMISAWSGLGKGIKYLSNANMILAFILFLLMFILGPTLFQLNLFTNSLGAYIQHLPEMSFRIAPLNEDIRGWINSWTIFYWAWWIAWSPFVGIFIARVSRGRSIREFVFFVLLLPSLIGFLWFASFGGTAISLEHNGIAAISELATEKSLFGVFENFPLSMVASIVAILLISTFFITSADSGTFVLGLMTTGGKGDPSQFVKLTWGVLLAVTALALLYTGGLQALQNTMIIAALPFSVIMLLMSFSFVKTVYQEGKELGIGKIEGKKRK, from the coding sequence ATGCTTCAAAAATTAAATCCCGTTTTTAAAATATCAGCTGCTGTGATGATTCTGTTATCCCTTGTTGGGATTATCGCACCTGATTGGTTAGAGACCATCACGGCAAATGTTAAAGCGTTCATTGCGAATCGATTAGGATGGTATTATTTAATTGTTGTGACGTTCTTCACGATTGTGGCGTTAGTCTTTCTTATTACGCCACTTGGGAAAATCCGTCTTGGAAAACAAGATGAGAAACCGGAGTTCACAAGGCCTACGTGGGTCGCCATGTTATTTAGTGCCGGTATGGGAATTGGGCTAGTCTTCTGGGGGACGGCTGAGCCGATTAGTCATTATGCAGTTAGCTCACCGACAGGAGAAGTAGGGACCGATCAAGCGATTAAAGATGCGATGCGGTTTACTTATTTTCACTGGGGGATTCATGCCTGGGCTATTTATGGCATTGTCGCACTGGTGCTTGCGTACTTTAGCTTCAGAAGAGGTAAGCCTGGTCTTATTAGTGCCACGTTAGAGCCGATTATCGGAGATAAAGCGAACGGAAATACAGGCCGCTTAATCGATATTTTCTCTGTGATCGCAACCGTAATCGGAGTTGCCACAACACTTGGATTTGGAGCTGTTCAAATTAATGGAGGGCTTTCCTATCTCTTTGATATTCCAAGTAACTTCTTTGTGCAACTGATTATTATCGCGATTGTAACGGTGTTATTTATGATTTCAGCCTGGTCAGGGCTTGGGAAAGGGATTAAGTATTTAAGTAATGCCAACATGATTCTTGCTTTTATCTTATTCCTTCTGATGTTTATCCTTGGGCCGACATTGTTCCAGCTGAACTTATTTACCAATTCACTTGGAGCTTACATTCAGCATCTGCCTGAGATGAGCTTCCGTATTGCGCCTCTTAATGAAGACATCAGAGGCTGGATTAATTCATGGACCATTTTTTACTGGGCCTGGTGGATTGCCTGGTCCCCATTTGTAGGAATCTTTATTGCCCGCGTTTCAAGGGGGCGTAGTATCAGGGAGTTTGTATTCTTTGTGTTGTTACTGCCGTCTTTAATCGGGTTCTTATGGTTTGCTTCATTTGGCGGAACGGCCATTTCACTCGAGCATAACGGTATAGCAGCGATTTCAGAACTTGCTACTGAGAAGTCTTTATTTGGAGTATTCGAGAACTTCCCGCTTAGCATGGTCGCATCGATTGTAGCAATCTTGCTCATTAGTACCTTCTTTATCACATCTGCAGATTCAGGAACGTTCGTGCTAGGCCTGATGACAACAGGCGGTAAGGGCGACCCGAGCCAGTTCGTGAAATTAACATGGGGTGTCTTGCTCGCTGTAACCGCTCTTGCCCTTTTATACACAGGTGGCCTTCAAGCGTTACAGAACACAATGATTATTGCAGCCTTGCCATTTTCCGTCATCATGCTCCTGATGTCATTTAGCTTCGTGAAGACGGTGTATCAGGAAGGGAAAGAGCTTGGGATTGGGAAGATTGAAGGAAAGAAAAGAAAATAA
- a CDS encoding DUF2569 domain-containing protein: protein MDTNTTPDTTLEEYDHINGWLILVAMGLIFSIVGNVIKIFTTFLPLFEEETWSEITTKGTDLYAPFLGTTIIVESIVQILLLGFTIFLAVMFFKKHRLVPKLMIYFYIIALVLIVIDNTVAFAILQESEFGQIAYGQLYPQLFGAIIGACIWIPYFLKSKRVKLTFTQTWKS from the coding sequence ATGGATACAAATACGACTCCAGATACTACTTTAGAAGAATATGATCATATTAATGGCTGGCTCATTCTCGTTGCAATGGGTCTTATATTTTCGATTGTTGGCAATGTCATCAAGATCTTTACGACATTCCTGCCTTTATTTGAAGAGGAAACATGGAGCGAAATTACAACCAAAGGAACAGATCTATATGCGCCGTTTCTTGGCACAACCATTATCGTAGAATCAATCGTCCAGATTCTGTTGCTCGGCTTTACCATCTTCTTGGCTGTGATGTTCTTCAAGAAGCATCGGTTAGTACCGAAGCTGATGATCTATTTTTATATAATTGCTCTGGTTCTGATTGTCATTGATAATACGGTTGCATTCGCTATCCTGCAGGAGTCAGAATTCGGTCAAATAGCCTATGGGCAACTTTACCCTCAACTATTTGGCGCCATTATTGGTGCATGTATCTGGATTCCTTATTTCTTAAAATCTAAGCGAGTGAAGTTGACGTTCACACAGACGTGGAAATCATAA
- a CDS encoding SDR family NAD(P)-dependent oxidoreductase, translated as MKLQDKVAVVTGGYTGIGEAAVRDFCKNGAKVVIADVNECGEELAGELNNEGYKTRFIKTDVTKEEDIKNLVNQTVDQFGSLDILFANAGIGDATPAHELSYDSWKNLMDVNMNGVFLANKYAIDQMLKQESGGAIINNASILGHVGQPNVTSYAAAKGGVVNLTRSLGVTYAQNKIRVNAVCPGYVETAILENADEDMRKGLVSAHPIGRLGQPEEIAKAVSFLASDDASFMVGANLLVDGGYTAQ; from the coding sequence ATGAAACTACAGGATAAAGTAGCTGTTGTAACGGGAGGTTATACGGGAATTGGTGAGGCCGCAGTAAGAGACTTCTGTAAGAATGGAGCGAAAGTCGTCATTGCAGATGTAAATGAATGCGGAGAAGAGCTCGCAGGAGAACTGAACAATGAAGGGTATAAAACACGCTTTATTAAGACGGATGTTACAAAAGAAGAAGACATTAAGAACCTCGTTAACCAAACGGTGGATCAGTTTGGTTCTCTTGATATCTTATTTGCCAATGCCGGAATCGGAGATGCCACACCCGCACACGAATTGTCCTATGATTCATGGAAGAACTTAATGGATGTAAACATGAACGGCGTGTTCTTGGCTAACAAATATGCAATCGATCAAATGCTGAAACAAGAATCCGGAGGAGCGATCATTAATAACGCATCCATCCTTGGTCATGTAGGTCAACCAAACGTCACCTCCTATGCTGCCGCAAAAGGTGGCGTCGTCAACCTGACCCGCTCTCTCGGCGTGACGTACGCCCAAAACAAGATTCGTGTAAACGCCGTATGTCCTGGCTATGTAGAAACAGCCATCCTTGAAAATGCAGATGAAGACATGCGAAAAGGCTTAGTCAGCGCCCACCCAATCGGTCGCCTAGGCCAGCCTGAAGAAATCGCCAAAGCCGTCAGCTTCCTAGCAAGCGACGACGCCTCCTTCATGGTCGGAGCCAACCTCCTTGTAGACGGAGGATACACTGCGCAGTAG
- the lspA gene encoding signal peptidase II has product MKRIVVILMLVALDIGVKRWMDARLDLDEVIQVIPGWLEWNLLYNEGISGGRLRSVSWVIIPMQVIIISCIFLWWSVPHHSKRLLRNAAFILVLSGGIGNFIDRLFLGHVIDFIHIEGRSGIFNIADLYILFGFIGLAVWTYTSSEDPEYS; this is encoded by the coding sequence GTGAAGCGAATAGTGGTAATACTGATGCTTGTTGCGCTAGACATTGGTGTTAAGCGGTGGATGGATGCTCGGTTAGACCTTGATGAAGTCATTCAGGTTATTCCTGGATGGCTGGAATGGAATCTTCTATACAATGAAGGCATATCAGGTGGACGATTACGTTCTGTTTCCTGGGTGATTATTCCGATGCAAGTCATCATCATCAGCTGTATTTTCCTTTGGTGGAGTGTGCCTCATCATTCAAAGAGACTCCTTCGAAACGCAGCTTTCATTCTCGTGTTAAGTGGAGGTATTGGAAATTTCATAGATCGCTTGTTTTTAGGTCATGTTATAGATTTTATTCATATTGAAGGTCGGTCAGGGATTTTTAACATAGCCGATCTATATATTCTATTTGGCTTTATTGGGCTTGCTGTATGGACATATACATCTAGTGAAGATCCTGAGTATTCCTGA
- a CDS encoding RQC-minor-2 family DNA-binding protein — MALRDLAYTHEDFPYLVFFPGGKKNKGVRSIPNKVRKESLSRIHTMVEKIVEGRSKEEIKHLRQFLQTEGQGVLPVLLDKEGDLYLGGVVKPELFLFRTFPKEHGIPIHKEYLFETKISMMSNQQLEAHVERLFQQYLYCAHLSWKTEAEWVHTLEERFEEHSLVQFAHGKKEELKAVEAMNRSNLLSQLKYPEDISFWRHRVEIVMRPFRSIPSEWLWSEGASCHHEKDLYIHSEKEELELYCEVCDYHVYLKEDVLRLEEEFDLEKAKKRIHTIERQFNDITANNELVIDKIQRLGKIRQKAYLYLEEWQNLKVLLQKVESLPIKKEGQPDSPWIDLFEAIEATHMPEGEHSSDLVWLSYVNLPSISMLKRVEEWEELLRKDVRRELERLKESLRAFLEENEMTQEEEFTRVNKHPLYWGEVEQVLQFVHDYSGIYPAHTITQVLIGKATNKIRSEKLDEALQFGAMNEWQEKDAMKALKSLEKQGFLRKLQKGFSLTDKAAGYVVHKE; from the coding sequence ATGGCGCTACGAGACCTTGCTTATACGCACGAGGATTTTCCGTATCTGGTGTTTTTCCCTGGTGGGAAGAAGAATAAAGGAGTGCGATCGATTCCGAATAAAGTTCGAAAAGAATCTCTCTCTCGGATTCATACGATGGTAGAGAAGATCGTAGAGGGCCGATCAAAAGAGGAGATCAAACACCTCAGGCAATTTTTACAAACAGAGGGACAAGGCGTGTTGCCTGTTCTGCTTGATAAAGAAGGGGACTTGTATCTTGGTGGGGTCGTGAAACCAGAATTGTTTCTGTTTCGCACCTTCCCTAAAGAGCACGGCATCCCGATCCATAAAGAGTACCTATTTGAGACAAAGATTTCGATGATGTCGAATCAACAGCTAGAGGCGCATGTCGAACGTTTATTTCAACAATACCTCTATTGCGCTCACTTGTCTTGGAAGACAGAAGCGGAATGGGTTCATACACTAGAAGAGCGGTTTGAAGAGCATTCCCTTGTTCAATTTGCTCACGGGAAAAAAGAGGAACTCAAGGCCGTGGAAGCGATGAACCGATCGAACCTCTTATCTCAGCTAAAGTACCCTGAAGATATTTCTTTCTGGCGCCACCGTGTGGAAATTGTGATGAGACCATTCCGTTCAATCCCATCCGAATGGCTCTGGTCTGAAGGGGCATCCTGTCACCATGAGAAAGATCTTTACATCCATTCTGAAAAGGAAGAGTTGGAGCTCTATTGTGAAGTGTGCGATTACCACGTCTACCTAAAAGAGGACGTATTGCGACTAGAAGAAGAGTTTGACCTCGAGAAAGCGAAGAAGCGCATCCACACCATCGAACGCCAATTCAATGACATTACAGCGAATAATGAGCTTGTGATAGATAAGATTCAACGACTCGGCAAAATCCGTCAAAAAGCTTATCTTTACTTAGAAGAATGGCAAAACTTAAAGGTCCTGCTCCAAAAAGTGGAGTCACTGCCTATAAAGAAAGAGGGGCAGCCTGATAGCCCTTGGATTGACCTATTTGAGGCGATAGAAGCGACGCACATGCCTGAGGGTGAACATTCCTCAGACCTTGTTTGGCTCTCCTATGTAAACCTTCCTTCTATCTCGATGCTGAAACGGGTAGAAGAGTGGGAGGAGCTCCTCAGGAAGGATGTTCGAAGAGAACTTGAGCGCCTTAAAGAATCGTTACGAGCTTTCCTTGAGGAGAACGAGATGACGCAGGAGGAAGAGTTCACCAGAGTGAATAAACATCCCCTTTACTGGGGCGAGGTGGAGCAGGTGCTCCAATTTGTGCATGACTACAGCGGCATCTATCCCGCTCATACCATTACCCAGGTTCTAATTGGCAAGGCCACGAACAAGATCCGTTCTGAAAAGTTAGATGAGGCTCTGCAATTTGGAGCGATGAACGAGTGGCAAGAGAAAGATGCGATGAAGGCGCTGAAGTCGTTAGAGAAACAAGGCTTTCTTCGGAAGTTGCAGAAGGGATTTTCTCTTACCGATAAAGCGGCTGGTTATGTTGTTCATAAAGAGTAG
- a CDS encoding SRPBCC family protein, with product MQNQNSFIYTTYILTTKEKLWEALTNAEHTKQYFFGCAVHADWQEGASITYYRSDGELDVEGVIKTCDPFEKLSYTWHHVEDMEREVPLVVTFKMKEVNDTVKLTLTHENLLSTDISEQEDTFYGLNNGWPAILSNLKTYLEMGRTLSPMDM from the coding sequence ATGCAAAACCAGAACTCTTTTATTTACACAACATATATACTGACAACGAAAGAGAAACTTTGGGAAGCTTTGACGAATGCAGAGCATACGAAGCAATATTTCTTCGGCTGTGCAGTACATGCAGACTGGCAGGAAGGAGCTTCCATTACCTATTACAGAAGTGACGGGGAGCTGGATGTGGAAGGGGTTATTAAAACGTGCGATCCCTTTGAAAAGCTTTCGTATACATGGCACCACGTTGAAGACATGGAAAGAGAAGTACCATTAGTCGTAACGTTTAAGATGAAAGAAGTCAATGATACGGTTAAATTAACGCTAACCCATGAAAATCTTTTGAGTACGGACATTAGTGAACAAGAGGATACGTTTTATGGACTGAATAACGGCTGGCCTGCAATTTTGAGTAATTTGAAGACGTATCTTGAGATGGGAAGAACATTGTCGCCGATGGATATGTAG